From Phenylobacterium montanum, the proteins below share one genomic window:
- a CDS encoding family 20 glycosylhydrolase: MAELRTALVLGASILALSASAASAAPASSLVPLPASQEIIDQASPVAIAEGARIETPAGDADARAAADYLRDLTERTRGLGLRVASAGASPAVVFRRDPTVAGGPEAYDLRVEKGRVTISAAGGAGLFYGAVTTWQLMTPDAAKGPVSIPAQRIHDAPRFSWRGLMIDSARHYQSPAEIEHMIDWMALHKLNVLHWHLTDDQGWRLEIKKYPRLTEVGGWRVPAGAAAQADIDPATGKPRLYGGIYTQDQVRRIVAYAAARHVMIVPEIEMPGHALSAILAYPQLGSDGPAPAAIQSDAGVFPYLYNVDDKTFGFLGDVLTEVMDLFPGPFIHVGGDEAVKDQWKANPAIQARIKALGLKDEDALQSWFTHRMDDFIVAHGRRLIGWDEILEGGPLPASATVMSWHGVDGAVTAAKAGHDAVVSPAPVLYFDNTQARRPDEPPGRGYLVTLKDVYGFDPAPAGLSDDQRAHILGLQANLWTEHIRTDDRLTAMAFPRAAAVAEAGWSPQGRRDWLGFAARMPVQFERYHALGLPADPAALEVAVDQSPGDAVGQASVRLSTQLGLGQIRYTTDGSAPSPSSPAYASPLTVVLPSTLKAAAFADGAQVSPTAESKLDALSVLRRTSQQLQSCSGKLVLNLEDDGPPRGPRARFMVDVINPCWIYPEVDLGAISKLTVSVGQVPFNFQLGADRAKIPLHAPATANGELEVRLDRCDAPPIAVLPLPPARPGVELSTLSADLPKLSGRHALCLSFTAKSLDPMSVIDWVQLVPAASASAKAGS; encoded by the coding sequence ATGGCTGAGTTGCGAACGGCCCTGGTTCTGGGCGCGTCGATCCTGGCTCTGTCGGCTTCAGCCGCCAGCGCTGCGCCTGCGTCCAGCCTGGTCCCCTTGCCGGCGAGCCAGGAGATCATCGACCAAGCATCGCCCGTGGCCATCGCCGAGGGCGCCCGAATCGAGACTCCTGCCGGCGACGCCGACGCCCGCGCCGCCGCGGACTATCTACGCGACCTGACCGAACGCACCCGTGGCCTGGGCCTGCGGGTCGCCTCTGCGGGGGCCTCGCCCGCTGTCGTCTTCCGGCGCGACCCCACTGTCGCCGGCGGCCCCGAGGCCTACGACCTCCGGGTCGAGAAGGGCCGCGTGACCATATCCGCCGCCGGCGGCGCAGGGCTGTTCTACGGCGCGGTCACCACCTGGCAGCTGATGACGCCCGACGCCGCCAAGGGTCCGGTAAGCATCCCGGCCCAACGCATCCACGACGCCCCGCGCTTTTCCTGGCGCGGGCTGATGATCGACTCGGCCCGCCACTACCAGTCGCCCGCCGAGATCGAGCACATGATCGACTGGATGGCGCTGCACAAGCTGAACGTGCTGCACTGGCACCTGACCGACGACCAGGGATGGCGGCTGGAGATCAAGAAGTATCCCCGGCTGACCGAGGTCGGCGGATGGCGCGTGCCCGCGGGCGCTGCGGCCCAGGCCGACATCGACCCGGCCACCGGCAAGCCGCGGCTGTACGGCGGGATCTACACCCAGGATCAGGTTCGCCGGATCGTCGCCTACGCCGCGGCCCGCCATGTGATGATCGTGCCCGAGATCGAGATGCCCGGCCACGCCCTGTCGGCGATCCTGGCCTATCCGCAACTCGGCTCGGACGGGCCGGCGCCGGCGGCGATCCAGAGCGACGCGGGGGTGTTCCCCTATCTCTACAATGTCGACGACAAGACCTTCGGCTTTTTGGGCGATGTCCTGACCGAGGTCATGGACCTGTTTCCTGGCCCCTTCATCCACGTGGGCGGCGACGAGGCGGTCAAGGACCAGTGGAAGGCCAATCCGGCGATCCAGGCCAGGATCAAGGCCCTGGGCCTGAAGGACGAGGACGCCCTGCAGAGCTGGTTCACCCACCGCATGGACGACTTCATCGTCGCCCATGGCCGGCGGCTGATCGGCTGGGACGAAATCCTGGAGGGCGGCCCCCTGCCCGCCTCGGCGACGGTGATGTCCTGGCACGGGGTAGACGGCGCGGTGACGGCGGCCAAGGCCGGGCATGATGCGGTCGTCAGCCCGGCGCCGGTGCTCTATTTCGACAACACCCAGGCGCGCCGACCCGACGAGCCGCCCGGGCGCGGCTATCTGGTGACGCTGAAGGACGTCTACGGCTTCGATCCGGCGCCGGCCGGGCTGAGCGACGATCAGCGGGCGCACATCCTGGGCCTGCAGGCCAACCTGTGGACGGAGCATATCCGCACCGACGACCGGCTGACCGCCATGGCCTTTCCCCGCGCCGCCGCGGTGGCCGAGGCCGGCTGGTCGCCTCAGGGCCGCCGCGATTGGCTGGGCTTCGCCGCCAGGATGCCGGTCCAGTTCGAGCGCTACCATGCCCTCGGCCTGCCCGCAGATCCTGCGGCGCTGGAGGTCGCGGTCGACCAGTCTCCCGGCGACGCCGTCGGCCAGGCGAGCGTGCGGCTGAGCACACAGCTCGGCCTCGGCCAGATCCGCTACACCACCGACGGCTCCGCGCCGTCGCCCTCCTCGCCGGCCTATGCCAGCCCGCTGACCGTGGTCCTGCCCTCGACGCTGAAGGCTGCAGCCTTCGCGGACGGCGCCCAGGTGTCGCCCACAGCTGAGTCCAAGCTCGACGCCCTGTCGGTGCTGCGCCGTACCAGCCAGCAACTGCAGTCCTGCAGCGGCAAGCTGGTGCTGAACCTGGAGGACGACGGCCCGCCGCGCGGCCCCAGGGCGCGCTTCATGGTCGACGTGATCAATCCTTGCTGGATCTATCCCGAGGTCGATCTCGGCGCGATCTCAAAGCTGACGGTCAGCGTCGGCCAGGTTCCGTTCAACTTCCAGCTCGGCGCGGATCGGGCCAAGATCCCCCTGCACGCGCCGGCCACGGCGAACG
- the nagA gene encoding N-acetylglucosamine-6-phosphate deacetylase, protein MEFVLINGRVLTDRGLEDGLAVRVQGGRIAAVGPQAEVGAGAPARDLAGGLLLPGFIDTQVNGGGGVLFNEQPTPEGIARIGAAHRRFGTTGFLPTLISDDLSTVEQAIGATRQALAARAPGVLGLHIEGPFLNARRKGIHDASKFRSLDDAAFALLTSLGAGRTLVTLAPEASPVEMIQRLAAAGVVVAAGHTNATYATMRNALAHGLTGFTHLFNAMSPLTSREPGAVGAALESQEAWAGVVVDGKHVDPVVLRLALRCRPVAKFMLVTDAMPCVGSDQASFMLQGKHISVRNGACYDDHGTLAGSNLDMASAVRNAVRMLGLDLPTAVRMASQSPAEFLGLGGELGRIATGYRADLVLADDDLNVIDTWIDGLDTGAAAHG, encoded by the coding sequence ATGGAGTTCGTCCTGATCAACGGCCGGGTCCTGACCGACCGCGGGCTCGAGGACGGGCTGGCCGTGCGCGTGCAGGGCGGGCGAATCGCCGCCGTCGGCCCCCAGGCTGAAGTCGGCGCCGGCGCGCCGGCCCGCGACCTCGCAGGCGGCCTTTTGCTGCCCGGCTTCATCGACACCCAGGTCAATGGCGGCGGCGGGGTGCTGTTCAACGAGCAGCCGACGCCGGAAGGAATCGCCCGCATCGGCGCCGCGCACCGGCGATTCGGCACCACCGGCTTCCTGCCGACCCTGATCAGCGATGACCTTTCCACGGTGGAGCAGGCCATCGGCGCCACGCGCCAGGCCTTGGCCGCCCGCGCCCCCGGCGTGCTGGGCCTGCACATCGAAGGCCCGTTCCTCAATGCGCGCCGCAAGGGCATCCACGACGCCAGCAAGTTCCGCAGCCTGGATGACGCCGCCTTCGCCCTCCTGACCTCGCTGGGCGCCGGCCGCACCCTGGTCACCCTGGCCCCCGAAGCCAGCCCGGTGGAGATGATCCAGCGCCTGGCCGCCGCGGGCGTGGTCGTGGCCGCCGGTCACACCAACGCCACCTACGCCACGATGCGCAACGCCCTGGCCCACGGCCTGACCGGCTTCACCCACCTGTTCAACGCCATGTCGCCCCTGACCAGTCGCGAGCCGGGGGCGGTCGGGGCGGCGCTGGAGAGCCAGGAGGCCTGGGCCGGCGTCGTGGTCGACGGCAAGCACGTCGATCCGGTGGTGCTGCGCCTGGCCCTGCGCTGCCGGCCGGTCGCCAAGTTCATGCTGGTCACCGACGCCATGCCCTGTGTCGGCTCGGACCAGGCCAGCTTCATGCTGCAAGGCAAGCACATCAGCGTCCGCAACGGCGCCTGCTACGACGATCACGGCACCCTTGCCGGCTCCAATCTCGACATGGCGAGCGCCGTGCGCAACGCTGTGCGGATGCTGGGCCTCGACCTGCCGACCGCCGTACGCATGGCCAGCCAGAGCCCGGCCGAGTTCCTGGGCCTGGGCGGTGAGTTGGGCCGTATCGCCACGGGCTACCGCGCCGACCTGGTGCTGGCCGACGACGACCTGAACGTGATCGACACCTGGATCGACGGGCTGGATACCGGGGCGGCCGCCCATGGCTGA
- a CDS encoding GntR family transcriptional regulator, with the protein MASISDVIGRLDEQGRAPLYQQLRRALRDAIADNRLAAEEALPPERILAEQLGVSRITVRKALDALVSEGMLTRRQGAGTFVAARVEKSFSKLTSFSEDMISRGRKPESAWLSRAAGSANPEESLALGIGPGSPVYRFNRIRFADGEPMALEYSTVPGPCLPSEFAVTESLYDALDIHSSRPVRALQRLRAVLFTGEKAKLLGVAEGAPGLFIERRGFVREGRPVEFTQSYYRGDAYDFVAELNTQGA; encoded by the coding sequence TTGGCTTCGATTTCCGATGTCATCGGCAGGCTCGACGAACAGGGGCGCGCGCCCCTGTATCAACAGCTGCGCCGCGCCCTGCGGGACGCCATCGCCGACAACCGGCTCGCCGCCGAGGAGGCCCTGCCGCCCGAGCGAATCCTGGCCGAACAGCTGGGGGTGTCGCGAATCACGGTGCGCAAGGCGCTGGACGCCCTGGTCAGCGAAGGCATGCTGACCCGCCGCCAGGGCGCCGGCACCTTTGTCGCCGCGCGCGTGGAAAAGAGCTTCTCCAAGCTGACGTCCTTCTCGGAGGACATGATCAGCCGCGGCCGCAAGCCCGAGAGCGCCTGGCTCAGCCGAGCCGCCGGCTCGGCCAATCCCGAAGAGTCGCTGGCCCTGGGGATCGGCCCCGGATCGCCGGTCTATCGCTTCAACCGCATCCGCTTCGCCGACGGCGAGCCCATGGCGCTGGAATATTCGACCGTGCCCGGCCCTTGCCTGCCCTCGGAATTCGCGGTCACCGAGTCGCTCTACGACGCGCTCGACATCCACAGCTCGCGCCCGGTGCGCGCCCTGCAGCGCCTGAGGGCGGTGCTTTTCACCGGCGAGAAGGCCAAGCTGCTGGGCGTCGCCGAGGGAGCGCCGGGCCTGTTCATCGAGCGGCGCGGCTTCGTGCGCGAGGGCCGGCCGGTGGAATTCACCCAATCCTATTATCGCGGCGACGCCTACGACTTCGTGGCCGAGCTGAACACCCAAGGCGCTTGA